Proteins from one Proteiniborus ethanoligenes genomic window:
- a CDS encoding zinc ribbon domain-containing protein: MRENIIIIPSNQVLAAGKSMGIVQNTLSKLSGFPDENINVSVKEEWKDALHTLLVPRKFIRLITAGKDNTLESMNLACNEDKILLYNSTEEGDTLIQIEERSKLENKLSLLIGNQATVRDISLPMTLDGLMTLSAISDIIKKQKLKNMLDPSYEMLPPRINEIQKIIEDSEEKMDPRWWLTPFISYIYGLNRKVNVNDGLMPLLEMKIIEAQEGVVYPTESGLAFLKDLSDRQGIIGMGSYYFKENKPLKNTIVILRTSDQIWYFQCGENSILSSVGHDEAKDIIKKELMSGDDVPQEDRQNYTLNKHEINKEIKTTDSRKWVCQCGKENISNFCGVCGKSKSEGSQQKARSKFCMNCGTELREDAQFCGNCGAKVKIDALIP, translated from the coding sequence ATGAGGGAGAATATAATTATAATACCATCAAATCAGGTATTAGCAGCAGGTAAAAGCATGGGAATTGTTCAAAATACTCTTTCAAAGTTATCTGGATTTCCAGATGAAAATATTAATGTTTCTGTAAAAGAAGAATGGAAAGATGCACTTCATACACTTTTGGTGCCTAGAAAATTTATAAGACTGATAACAGCAGGAAAAGACAATACCTTAGAAAGCATGAATCTTGCCTGTAATGAAGATAAAATATTGCTCTACAATAGTACGGAGGAAGGGGATACTCTAATACAGATTGAAGAAAGATCGAAGCTTGAAAATAAGTTGAGCTTACTAATAGGAAATCAAGCAACAGTTAGAGATATATCTCTACCTATGACATTAGATGGACTTATGACACTTTCTGCTATTTCTGATATAATAAAAAAGCAAAAGCTAAAAAACATGTTGGATCCATCTTATGAGATGCTTCCACCTAGAATAAATGAAATTCAAAAGATTATAGAAGACTCAGAAGAAAAAATGGACCCTAGATGGTGGTTGACACCTTTTATCTCCTATATTTATGGATTAAATCGTAAAGTGAATGTTAATGATGGTCTTATGCCTCTTTTAGAGATGAAAATAATAGAGGCGCAGGAAGGAGTTGTTTATCCGACAGAATCTGGACTGGCATTTTTGAAGGATCTTTCCGATAGACAGGGAATCATTGGGATGGGGAGCTATTATTTTAAAGAAAATAAACCTTTGAAAAATACTATAGTAATACTCAGAACATCCGACCAGATTTGGTACTTTCAGTGTGGAGAAAACAGTATATTATCAAGTGTTGGTCATGATGAAGCAAAAGACATAATAAAAAAAGAGCTTATGTCAGGTGACGATGTTCCACAGGAAGATAGGCAAAACTATACTCTTAATAAGCATGAAATTAATAAAGAAATTAAAACAACCGATTCTAGAAAGTGGGTTTGTCAGTGTGGCAAAGAGAATATAAGTAATTTCTGTGGGGTATGCGGAAAATCAAAATCAGAAGGAAGTCAGCAAAAGGCAAGGAGCAAATTTTGCATGAACTGCGGCACTGAACTTAGAGAAGATGCTCAGTTCTGCGGCAATTGTGGTGCTAAAGTCAAAATTGATGCTTTGATACCTTAA
- a CDS encoding HAMP domain-containing sensor histidine kinase, protein MKKITVKLALFFILLICISSILSFFISTFFIDNIENEIKLSQELIASSILELNQKTDLSIEEIINITSTPMYDVNIVENIDLIEITEEEIDRIYNKEIVFLNHSRLYRPTILLIINDSFVQISLHSHNNIFKIVASRVWITLLFYVVIGTLLIVLLAKSVVKPILRLTDATQEVAKGNFDIQVEYKSNDEIGQLTENFNKMTRELKNIEYLRKDFITNVSHEFKTPIASIHGFAKLIQKDNISEEDKKEYANIIVEETTRLSNLSSNMLKLSKLENQEIGNKKSIFYLDEQIRRSILLLEYEWRQKNIEFDIELDKIKYLGDEELLQQVWINLLGNAIKFSNNNSIINVRLETREENVIVKIKDQGIGMNEKTKTRIFEKFYQGDEAHSSEGNGLGLPLVKRIIDLYHGNIQVESTLNKGTTFIIKLPLEYF, encoded by the coding sequence ATGAAGAAGATAACAGTAAAACTAGCTTTATTTTTTATTCTCCTTATATGCATTTCTTCAATTTTATCCTTTTTTATATCGACTTTTTTTATAGACAATATTGAAAATGAAATAAAGCTAAGCCAAGAATTAATAGCATCCTCTATACTTGAATTAAATCAAAAAACAGATTTAAGCATAGAAGAAATTATTAATATTACCTCTACTCCCATGTATGATGTTAACATAGTTGAAAATATTGATCTAATAGAAATTACAGAGGAAGAAATAGATAGAATATATAACAAAGAAATTGTTTTTTTAAATCATAGTAGATTATACAGACCTACTATACTACTTATAATAAATGACTCTTTTGTTCAAATAAGTCTTCATTCACATAACAATATATTTAAAATTGTCGCATCTCGTGTATGGATTACATTATTATTCTATGTAGTTATAGGAACTTTGCTAATTGTATTGCTTGCAAAAAGTGTGGTCAAGCCAATATTAAGACTAACTGATGCTACTCAAGAAGTAGCTAAAGGAAACTTTGATATACAAGTCGAGTATAAAAGTAATGATGAAATTGGCCAGCTTACAGAAAATTTCAATAAAATGACAAGAGAATTAAAAAACATAGAATATCTTCGCAAAGATTTCATAACTAATGTCTCTCATGAGTTTAAGACACCAATTGCATCTATTCATGGATTTGCAAAGTTAATACAGAAAGACAATATATCAGAGGAAGATAAAAAAGAATATGCAAATATTATAGTTGAGGAAACGACTAGATTATCTAATCTTTCATCTAATATGCTAAAGCTTTCAAAGCTTGAAAATCAAGAAATAGGAAATAAGAAATCTATATTTTATTTAGATGAGCAAATAAGAAGAAGTATTCTGCTTCTTGAATATGAATGGAGACAAAAGAATATTGAATTTGATATAGAGCTTGATAAAATCAAGTATTTGGGAGATGAAGAGTTACTTCAACAGGTTTGGATCAATCTTTTGGGCAATGCAATTAAATTTTCTAACAATAATAGCATAATTAATGTAAGACTTGAGACAAGAGAAGAAAATGTAATAGTTAAAATTAAAGATCAAGGCATAGGCATGAATGAAAAGACAAAAACGCGTATTTTTGAAAAGTTTTATCAAGGGGATGAAGCCCATTCCTCTGAAGGTAATGGATTAGGATTACCACTTGTAAAGAGAATAATAGATTTATACCATGGTAACATCCAAGTAGAAAGCACACTAAATAAAGGAACAACATTTATTATTAAACTACCATTAGAATATTTCTAA
- a CDS encoding response regulator transcription factor: MVTILVAEDDKNLQKLITAILKQHGYNVLNAKDGLQALKILDRNHVDLIISDIMMPNMDGYALTKSLRESNYNLPILMITAKETLEDKKKGFIVGTDDYMVKPIDMDELILRVAALLRRSRIATEHRLVVGDVQLDYDTLTVSIKGDSNVIPKKEFYLLFKLLSYPKQIFTRQQLMDEIWGMDSEADERTVDVHIKRLREKFLSCDEFEIVTVRGLGYKAEIKI; the protein is encoded by the coding sequence ATGGTTACTATTTTAGTAGCTGAAGATGATAAAAACCTTCAAAAATTGATTACAGCTATATTAAAGCAACATGGATATAATGTATTAAATGCTAAAGATGGTTTACAAGCATTGAAGATACTAGACAGAAATCATGTAGATCTAATTATTAGCGATATTATGATGCCCAATATGGATGGGTACGCATTAACTAAGTCCCTTAGAGAATCTAATTACAATTTACCAATTTTAATGATAACGGCAAAAGAAACTTTAGAGGATAAAAAGAAAGGTTTTATTGTAGGAACTGATGACTACATGGTTAAACCTATAGACATGGATGAGTTGATTTTAAGGGTAGCAGCATTATTGCGCAGATCTCGTATTGCAACTGAACATCGCTTAGTTGTAGGAGATGTACAACTTGATTACGATACATTGACTGTAAGTATAAAAGGCGATTCTAATGTTATACCTAAAAAGGAGTTTTATCTATTATTTAAACTTCTCAGTTATCCTAAGCAAATATTCACAAGACAGCAATTGATGGATGAAATATGGGGTATGGATTCAGAAGCTGACGAACGAACAGTGGATGTACATATTAAAAGATTAAGAGAAAAGTTCTTAAGCTGTGATGAATTTGAAATTGTTACAGTTAGAGGTCTAGGATATAAAGCGGAGATAAAAATATGA
- a CDS encoding zinc metallopeptidase, whose amino-acid sequence MYPYGFYRFDPTMIILIPAIVLTLYAQSKVKSNFNKYLRVPTRRGYTGAQVARYLLDQNGLHQIPIEVASGQLSDHYDPTKRVLRLSREVHQGNSIASVSVAAHEVGHAIQHANGYAPLSIRNIVFPVARFGSSAAWIFIMVGLLIPSLGGLMNIGILLFGAAVLFQVVTLPVEFNASSRALKLLDANGFVMGEESKGAQKVLRAAALTYVAAMASGVAQLIRLILIRNSRD is encoded by the coding sequence ATGTATCCATATGGATTTTATCGATTTGATCCGACTATGATTATATTAATTCCAGCAATAGTTTTGACTCTATATGCTCAAAGCAAAGTTAAATCAAATTTTAATAAATATTTAAGGGTACCGACAAGAAGAGGGTATACTGGCGCACAGGTGGCAAGATACTTATTAGACCAAAATGGATTACATCAGATTCCAATTGAAGTTGCAAGTGGGCAATTAAGCGATCACTATGACCCTACTAAACGTGTGCTAAGATTATCTAGAGAGGTACATCAAGGTAATTCTATAGCTTCAGTAAGCGTAGCTGCTCATGAAGTAGGTCATGCTATTCAGCATGCAAATGGATATGCTCCATTGTCCATTAGAAATATAGTGTTTCCTGTGGCTAGATTTGGTTCTTCGGCTGCTTGGATTTTTATAATGGTAGGGCTACTTATTCCTTCTCTTGGAGGCTTAATGAATATTGGCATTTTGCTCTTTGGAGCAGCTGTACTGTTTCAAGTAGTGACGCTTCCAGTAGAATTTAATGCAAGCAGTAGAGCCTTAAAGCTACTTGATGCTAATGGATTTGTTATGGGTGAAGAATCAAAGGGAGCACAAAAAGTATTGAGAGCAGCTGCTTTAACTTATGTGGCAGCTATGGCTAGTGGAGTTGCACAGCTAATAAGGCTTATTTTAATTAGAAATAGTAGAGATTAA
- the prxU gene encoding thioredoxin-dependent peroxiredoxin (Most members of this family contain a selenocysteine.), whose protein sequence is MPEEIKVGCARPELKKSPVEEIHETPKSIKKEEGQKMLRVGKLAPSFTAPAFHEGKFINVNLEDYRGKWVLLCFYPGDFTFVUATEVSAVAEKYSELQKLDVQVLSVSVDSVFVHKMWNEHELSKMIGKDIPFPMLSDQDGSIGKMYGIYDEDSGVETRGRFIIDPDGIVQGFEVLTPPVGRNVEESIRQVKAFQLVRETKGGEVTPSGWKPGKTTLKPGPDLVGNVWKAWKVSEAFED, encoded by the coding sequence ATGCCTGAGGAAATTAAAGTTGGTTGTGCAAGACCAGAGCTTAAAAAATCACCAGTAGAGGAAATTCATGAAACGCCAAAATCTATAAAAAAGGAGGAGGGACAAAAGATGTTAAGAGTAGGAAAATTAGCACCATCATTTACTGCACCAGCTTTTCACGAAGGTAAGTTTATAAATGTTAATCTAGAAGATTACAGAGGCAAATGGGTACTATTGTGCTTTTACCCAGGAGACTTTACTTTTGTCTGAGCTACGGAAGTTTCAGCAGTTGCTGAAAAATATTCTGAGCTACAAAAATTAGATGTACAAGTTCTTTCAGTGAGCGTAGATTCTGTATTTGTTCATAAAATGTGGAATGAACATGAATTATCAAAGATGATAGGCAAAGATATTCCATTCCCAATGCTATCAGATCAAGATGGAAGCATAGGGAAAATGTATGGCATATATGATGAAGATAGCGGAGTTGAAACAAGAGGAAGATTCATTATAGATCCGGATGGAATCGTGCAAGGCTTTGAAGTACTTACACCTCCAGTAGGTAGAAATGTAGAAGAATCTATAAGACAGGTCAAAGCATTTCAATTAGTAAGGGAAACAAAAGGTGGGGAGGTTACTCCATCAGGCTGGAAACCAGGAAAAACAACTTTAAAACCAGGTCCAGATCTTGTAGGTAATGTATGGAAGGCTTGGAAGGTTAGCGAGGCTTTTGAAGATTAG
- the pdxS gene encoding pyridoxal 5'-phosphate synthase lyase subunit PdxS translates to MRKSYELGKELAQRLKGGVIMDVTTPEQAKIAEEAGACAVMALERIPADIRAAGGVSRMSDPKMIKSIQEAVSIPVMAKVRIGHFVEAQILQAIGIDFIDESEVLSPADDKYHIDKTQFDSPFVCGAKDLGEALRRISEGASMIRTKGEPGTGDIVQAVRHMRMINQQIRSLQSMREDELFHEAKELQVPYALVKYVHENGKLPVVNFAAGGVATPADAALMMQLGAEGVFVGSGIFKSGNPAKRAQAIVKAVANYKDSKLIATLSEDLGEAMVGINEQEIELLMSQR, encoded by the coding sequence ATGAGAAAATCTTATGAATTAGGCAAAGAATTAGCACAAAGGCTTAAGGGTGGGGTTATTATGGACGTTACCACTCCTGAGCAAGCTAAAATAGCAGAAGAGGCTGGTGCTTGTGCTGTTATGGCTCTAGAAAGAATTCCAGCTGATATTCGTGCCGCAGGTGGAGTTTCTAGAATGAGTGATCCTAAAATGATTAAAAGCATACAAGAGGCAGTATCTATTCCAGTAATGGCAAAGGTACGTATTGGGCATTTTGTTGAAGCACAAATACTACAAGCAATAGGTATCGATTTTATTGACGAAAGCGAAGTGCTTTCACCAGCAGATGACAAATATCATATTGATAAAACTCAATTTGATTCTCCTTTTGTATGTGGAGCTAAAGATCTAGGAGAAGCATTAAGAAGAATTAGCGAAGGTGCTTCAATGATAAGAACAAAGGGTGAGCCTGGTACTGGCGATATTGTTCAAGCAGTACGACATATGAGAATGATTAATCAACAAATAAGAAGTCTTCAAAGCATGAGAGAAGATGAACTATTTCATGAGGCTAAAGAATTGCAGGTACCTTATGCTCTAGTAAAATATGTACACGAAAACGGTAAGCTTCCTGTTGTTAATTTTGCTGCTGGAGGAGTTGCTACTCCTGCTGATGCGGCTTTGATGATGCAGCTTGGTGCTGAGGGCGTATTTGTAGGTTCTGGTATTTTCAAGTCTGGTAATCCTGCAAAAAGAGCACAGGCAATTGTAAAGGCTGTTGCAAACTATAAAGACTCTAAGCTTATTGCTACTCTGTCTGAGGATTTGGGCGAGGCTATGGTTGGAATTAATGAACAAGAAATTGAGCTGTTAATGTCTCAAAGGTAG